Proteins encoded together in one Hymenobacter monticola window:
- a CDS encoding sulfite oxidase-like oxidoreductase, whose product MPFVNKGFHAKRPTDGGHKLPPGQYETQDFPVLTAGPTPRIPLVNWEFRLEGLVESPAKWSWNEFNALPMQSFNPDIHCVTKWSKFDTKWRGVSLDTLLEHVQLKPEAQFVMAFSYGGYTTNLPLADLRDGKAFIGLEYDGKPLTAEHGGPARLVVPHLYFWKSAKWVQGLRFMAEDEPGFWEDNGYSMHGDPWKEERYRADDEPTPDNARFRL is encoded by the coding sequence ATGCCCTTCGTCAACAAAGGCTTCCACGCCAAGCGGCCCACCGACGGGGGCCACAAACTGCCGCCCGGGCAGTACGAAACCCAGGATTTTCCGGTGCTCACGGCCGGGCCCACGCCGCGCATTCCGCTGGTGAACTGGGAATTCCGGCTGGAAGGCCTTGTGGAAAGCCCCGCCAAGTGGAGCTGGAACGAGTTCAACGCCCTGCCCATGCAGTCGTTCAACCCCGACATTCACTGCGTCACGAAGTGGTCGAAGTTCGACACCAAGTGGCGCGGCGTCAGCCTCGATACCTTGCTGGAGCACGTGCAGCTCAAGCCCGAAGCGCAGTTTGTGATGGCCTTCTCCTACGGCGGCTACACCACCAACCTGCCCCTGGCCGACCTGCGCGACGGCAAAGCCTTCATCGGCCTCGAGTATGACGGCAAGCCGCTGACGGCCGAGCACGGCGGCCCGGCGCGGCTGGTGGTGCCGCACCTCTACTTCTGGAAAAGCGCCAAGTGGGTGCAGGGCCTGCGCTTCATGGCCGAGGACGAGCCGGGCTTCTGGGAAGACAACGGCTACAGCATGCACGGCGACCCGTGGAAAGAGGAGCGTTACCGCGCCGACGACGAGCCCACGCCCGACAACGCCCGTTTCCGCCTGTGA
- a CDS encoding ferredoxin reductase, with amino-acid sequence MSRPLDWQLATVTAIRPETPRVKTFVLGLPQFRPHRAGQHYDLRLTAPDGYQAERSYSIASPPEQTGEIELTVELIDEGEVSGYLFDGVAVGDQLELRGPIGGYFVWPAGPADAPLLLVAGGSGVVPLMAMLRHRQRAGLRNLAALLFSVRTPEEVIYQQELEALAAADPDFKLLITYTRRAPPGWAGYRRRLDAAMLAEAVALLPGSPQCYVCGPTGLVETAATLLQAQGLPDAAIRTERFGPTGS; translated from the coding sequence GTGAGCCGGCCGCTTGACTGGCAGCTGGCCACCGTAACCGCCATTCGGCCCGAAACGCCCCGCGTCAAAACCTTTGTTCTTGGCTTGCCGCAGTTCAGGCCCCACCGCGCCGGCCAGCACTACGACCTGCGCCTCACCGCTCCCGACGGCTACCAGGCTGAGCGCAGCTACTCCATCGCCTCGCCCCCGGAGCAAACCGGCGAAATCGAGTTGACGGTGGAATTGATTGACGAGGGCGAGGTTTCGGGCTACCTATTCGATGGTGTGGCCGTGGGCGACCAGTTGGAACTGCGCGGTCCCATCGGTGGCTATTTTGTGTGGCCCGCTGGCCCGGCCGATGCGCCGCTGCTGCTGGTGGCCGGCGGCTCGGGCGTGGTACCGCTGATGGCCATGCTGCGCCACCGCCAGCGCGCCGGGCTGCGCAATCTGGCCGCGCTGCTGTTCAGCGTGCGCACGCCGGAAGAAGTCATCTACCAGCAGGAGTTGGAAGCGCTGGCGGCGGCCGACCCTGATTTCAAGCTGCTCATCACCTACACCCGCCGGGCGCCGCCCGGCTGGGCGGGCTACCGGCGCCGCCTCGATGCCGCCATGCTGGCCGAAGCCGTGGCCCTGCTGCCCGGCTCGCCGCAGTGCTACGTGTGCGGCCCCACGGGCCTGGTCGAAACGGCCGCCACGCTGCTGCAAGCCCAGGGCCTACCTGACGCAGCCATTCGCACCGAGCGTTTTGGGCCGACGGGGAGTTAG
- a CDS encoding DUF1684 domain-containing protein: MIKKLALAAAVVGIIVYSISGSGSAASQYAAQLQKFRSEKNRSFRQSPDSPLSVEQKAAFDSLKYYASDAAYVFHCALSRNASPDTVLLQMSDNRSEKYLRWGLASFFPPLDVAVGTMDKPTRLTLFRKADGRDSTLFVPFTDGTNGHETYGGGRYLDVPLPAPDSTGLTLDFNRAYNPYCAYNSDYSCPVPPAENRLTVAIPAGEKSFHE; encoded by the coding sequence ATGATTAAAAAACTCGCGCTGGCGGCGGCCGTCGTCGGCATCATCGTCTACTCCATCAGCGGGTCGGGGTCGGCGGCCAGCCAGTATGCCGCGCAGTTGCAAAAGTTTCGCAGCGAAAAGAACCGCTCGTTTCGGCAGTCCCCGGATTCGCCGCTTTCGGTGGAGCAGAAAGCGGCCTTTGACAGCCTGAAATATTACGCGTCCGACGCCGCATACGTCTTCCACTGCGCCCTCTCGCGCAATGCCAGTCCCGACACCGTTCTCCTACAAATGAGCGACAACCGCAGCGAAAAGTACCTGCGCTGGGGCTTGGCCTCCTTTTTCCCACCACTTGATGTGGCCGTGGGCACCATGGACAAGCCTACGCGCCTCACGCTGTTTCGCAAAGCCGATGGCCGCGATTCTACACTCTTCGTGCCCTTCACCGACGGCACCAATGGCCACGAAACCTACGGCGGCGGCCGCTACCTCGACGTGCCCCTCCCCGCCCCCGACTCCACTGGCCTCACCCTCGACTTCAACCGCGCCTACAACCCCTATTGCGCCTACAACAGCGACTACAGCTGCCCCGTGCCGCCCGCCGAAAACCGCCTGACGGTGGCCATCCCAGCCGGCGAAAAGTCGTTTCACGAATAA
- a CDS encoding M1 family metallopeptidase: MQKSLLLILLLSRVLTGSAQPATPAPYHEAAHRVNDLVDTKLDVRFDYKKRYLYGKAELTLKPHGVATDSLRLDGKGMDIQSVGIEDESVHPLIFSLPFKYDGRHLTVRFSQPIPAGKLYKIYIDYTAKPDELNAQAGSAIRGAKGLYFINPDSAVAGKPVQIWTQGEPDANSCWFPTIDEPGQKTTQEIAMTVPAKYVTLSNGRLVSSAPAGPGLRTDTWKMDEPHAPYLAMMAVGDFRITKDTWRGKEVNYYLEPQYAAQARAIFGKTPRMLEYFSQRLGVDFPWNKYSQVVGRDFVAGAMENTTASLFGEHAQGSARELLDWPYALVEREIAHELFHHWFGDYVTAESWGNLTVNESFANFSEVLWAEHEYGPDAAAQQADQSMRTYLRDPANFLQTVVRPRYAAKDDLFDAVIYQKGGNILNMLRAYLGEEVFFTGLKRYLTQNAFGTGEAHQLRLALEEASGQDLNWFFNQWFFGAGHPIVTIDYAWDATRKVQSVTVKQTQAGQPFQLPFTIDYYVGGKAMHQPVTMTAVTQTFTMPLAARPDLVNVDAQKILVWQKDDHKSLAEFAYQQRYAARYLDRREALRAAGDKVADPIAQQILLAGLADKSPALREMAIELLDLKKAALRKAATPRLEKLAAADAAPQVQATALAALGALKQKSYAPLFSQALSSRSYRVQGAALEALLPLNPAQALARAKAFEADNKAALTGAMVTVFGTAGSAAQWPWVRAKYDAADPGGRFQMLPGLGEMLGRLDDPTALTEGIARIRDLTVEFKRYVDAPRIVGLLRQVQQRQAKRPQAALVARLVEQAAAAIEAAK; the protein is encoded by the coding sequence ATGCAAAAAAGCCTACTTCTGATTTTATTGCTGAGTCGCGTCCTCACCGGCTCGGCCCAACCAGCCACCCCCGCGCCCTACCACGAAGCCGCCCACCGGGTGAACGATTTGGTAGACACCAAGCTGGATGTCCGCTTCGACTACAAAAAGCGTTACCTCTACGGTAAAGCCGAATTGACCCTAAAGCCGCACGGAGTTGCAACAGATTCTTTGCGGCTGGACGGCAAAGGCATGGACATTCAATCGGTCGGCATAGAAGATGAGTCAGTGCATCCTCTCATATTTTCATTGCCTTTCAAATATGATGGTCGCCACCTGACGGTCAGGTTTTCGCAACCAATACCTGCCGGTAAGCTCTACAAAATTTACATAGACTACACTGCCAAGCCCGACGAGCTGAACGCCCAGGCCGGCAGCGCCATTCGCGGGGCCAAGGGCCTGTATTTCATCAACCCCGACAGCGCGGTGGCCGGCAAGCCGGTGCAAATCTGGACGCAGGGCGAACCCGACGCCAACTCCTGCTGGTTCCCGACCATCGACGAGCCGGGCCAGAAAACCACCCAGGAAATCGCCATGACCGTGCCGGCCAAGTACGTGACGCTGAGCAACGGCCGGCTGGTGAGCAGCGCGCCCGCCGGACCCGGCCTGCGCACCGACACCTGGAAAATGGACGAGCCCCACGCGCCCTACCTGGCCATGATGGCCGTGGGCGACTTTCGCATCACCAAGGATACCTGGCGCGGCAAGGAGGTCAATTATTACCTCGAACCGCAGTACGCGGCGCAGGCCCGGGCAATTTTCGGCAAGACGCCGCGCATGCTGGAGTATTTCTCGCAGCGGCTGGGCGTCGATTTTCCCTGGAACAAATACAGCCAGGTGGTGGGGCGCGATTTTGTGGCCGGCGCCATGGAAAACACCACCGCCTCGTTGTTTGGCGAGCACGCCCAGGGCTCGGCCCGCGAGCTGCTGGACTGGCCCTACGCGCTGGTGGAGCGCGAAATAGCCCACGAGCTGTTCCACCACTGGTTTGGCGACTACGTGACGGCCGAAAGCTGGGGCAACCTGACCGTGAACGAGAGCTTTGCAAACTTCAGCGAAGTGCTGTGGGCCGAGCACGAGTACGGCCCCGACGCCGCCGCCCAGCAGGCCGACCAGAGTATGCGCACCTACCTGCGCGACCCCGCCAACTTCCTGCAAACGGTGGTGCGCCCGCGCTACGCCGCCAAGGACGACCTGTTCGACGCCGTGATTTACCAGAAGGGCGGCAACATCCTGAATATGCTACGGGCTTACCTGGGCGAGGAAGTGTTTTTTACGGGCCTGAAGCGCTACCTCACGCAAAATGCCTTCGGCACCGGCGAGGCCCACCAGCTGCGCCTGGCCCTGGAAGAAGCTTCAGGCCAGGACTTGAACTGGTTTTTCAACCAGTGGTTTTTCGGCGCCGGCCACCCCATCGTCACCATCGACTACGCCTGGGACGCCACCCGCAAAGTGCAGTCCGTGACGGTGAAGCAGACGCAGGCAGGCCAGCCCTTCCAACTGCCCTTTACCATCGACTACTACGTGGGCGGCAAAGCCATGCACCAGCCCGTGACCATGACCGCCGTCACTCAAACCTTTACTATGCCCCTCGCCGCCCGGCCGGACCTGGTGAACGTGGACGCCCAGAAAATCCTGGTGTGGCAAAAGGACGACCACAAGTCCCTGGCCGAATTCGCCTACCAGCAGCGCTACGCCGCCCGCTACCTCGACCGCCGCGAGGCCCTGCGCGCCGCCGGCGACAAGGTGGCCGACCCTATAGCCCAGCAAATCCTGCTGGCCGGGCTGGCTGATAAGTCGCCTGCCCTCCGCGAGATGGCCATTGAACTGCTCGACCTTAAAAAAGCCGCGCTCCGCAAAGCAGCCACCCCGCGGCTGGAGAAGCTGGCCGCTGCTGATGCCGCTCCCCAAGTGCAGGCCACGGCGCTGGCGGCATTGGGCGCGCTCAAGCAAAAAAGCTACGCGCCATTATTCAGCCAGGCTCTCAGCAGCCGCTCCTACCGGGTGCAGGGTGCCGCCCTGGAAGCCCTGCTGCCCCTGAACCCCGCCCAGGCGCTGGCCCGCGCCAAGGCCTTCGAGGCCGATAACAAAGCGGCCCTCACCGGTGCCATGGTGACCGTGTTTGGAACGGCAGGAAGCGCCGCGCAGTGGCCGTGGGTGCGGGCCAAATACGACGCCGCCGACCCCGGTGGCCGCTTCCAGATGCTGCCGGGGCTGGGCGAGATGCTTGGCCGCCTCGACGACCCCACGGCCCTCACCGAAGGCATCGCCCGCATCCGCGACCTGACCGTGGAGTTTAAGCGCTACGTGGATGCCCCTCGCATCGTGGGCCTGCTGCGGCAGGTGCAGCAGCGGCAGGCGAAACGGCCGCAGGCGGCGCTGGTGGCCCGCTTGGTAGAGCAGGCGGCGGCGGCCATTGAGGCGGCGAAATAA
- a CDS encoding LytR/AlgR family response regulator transcription factor yields the protein MESTSPIRLLIVENQPLAARVLAVLVRGLGYEPVGPAATAADAADLFRESLPPIDMVLLDISLDGDRDGIELAHELRAVRPLPIIFLTSMADESTFVRAKMARPAAYLLKPYDAAALQHALELALLNYTAGQTAPLPAALAEPADVNGLGDGAGLRWNHEVLLSNCIFLRDRGRLVKVCLADIQYVESGDKYCTLVTAAGRYLSRQPLRELALELPTGQFVQIQRGYLVNVTHIESFDEGQTTVVVAGAALPLSRSYRDNLLNRLRLVG from the coding sequence ATGGAATCTACCTCGCCTATCCGGCTGCTGATTGTTGAGAACCAGCCCCTCGCCGCCCGCGTGCTTGCGGTGCTGGTGCGCGGGCTGGGCTATGAGCCGGTGGGCCCCGCCGCCACCGCCGCCGATGCCGCCGACCTGTTCCGCGAAAGCCTGCCGCCCATCGACATGGTGCTGCTCGACATCAGCCTCGACGGCGACCGCGACGGCATTGAGCTGGCGCATGAATTGCGCGCCGTGCGGCCGCTGCCCATCATCTTTCTCACCTCCATGGCCGATGAATCGACTTTTGTGCGAGCCAAAATGGCCCGGCCCGCGGCTTACCTGCTCAAGCCCTACGATGCCGCCGCCCTGCAGCACGCCCTGGAGCTGGCGCTGCTAAACTACACGGCTGGCCAGACTGCCCCGCTACCGGCTGCCCTGGCCGAGCCCGCCGATGTCAACGGCCTGGGCGACGGAGCCGGGCTGCGTTGGAACCACGAGGTGCTGCTGAGCAACTGCATCTTTCTGCGCGACCGGGGCCGACTGGTGAAGGTGTGCCTGGCCGATATTCAGTACGTAGAGTCGGGCGACAAATACTGCACGCTCGTGACGGCCGCCGGCCGCTACCTCAGCCGGCAGCCCTTGCGGGAGCTGGCACTGGAGCTGCCGACCGGGCAGTTTGTGCAAATTCAGCGCGGCTACTTGGTAAATGTGACGCACATCGAAAGCTTCGACGAAGGCCAAACCACTGTGGTGGTGGCCGGGGCGGCGCTGCCCCTCAGCCGCAGCTACCGCGACAACCTGCTGAACCGCTTGCGGCTGGTGGGGTAG
- a CDS encoding Ig-like domain-containing protein: MKHIFSDWGLRLSRQLLVPALLAGASVAGHAQTLAGPAGITAGIRTWLDASDVNADGLPNNPADGVAITTWADKSGKNQPGQQLAPYGAATLASGTGSTLNGMPVMRFASGKVYNFAGIDIRAAAMEDLTIITVYRQGNAGGTGLWGNDNGNWDRFMYTAFSGTNGIASRGPGQNPPSTSITGSGVPGNTYLFTAVYDGAVSGNLNNGPVNGSAFYFNGTLLGNFTDRTEPSAAQTSLRLGFDGDGGFFVGDIAEFIVYDRVLTQCEIQSINSYLSQKYGITFSVASVTASGPTSLCAGSSVTLTAGAAASYQWQRDGQDLPGATSATYVASQAGSYTVTVPLSGCGTATSAPTVVTVNPLPTLSFTVVDASCSGTPGSLTATALTGTAPFMYSINGGAYGSSRTFGNLAAGTYQLRVRDAKGCESVAVAATVRGAVSAPVAAAQNMTVQLDARGNATVTAAQVNNNSVASCGTPTLTVAPNTFTCANVGPNTVTLTVTDANGRTNTATAIVTVENNIAPVAAAQNVTVQLDASGNATVTAAQVNNGSTASCGTPTLMVSPSSFTCVNVGPNVVTLTATDAAGRTNTATATVTVVDAIAPVAVAQNLTVQLDANGTASITAAQVNNGSSDNCGVPTLTVSPSTFTCTNVGPNTVTLTATDASGLTNTATATVTVQSALALLETHADVTCFGAANGSISLQVVAGNNATYAWTGPNGFMATTQNLTNLAAGTYTATVSANGCSATKTVTLTQPADQAPVANPDQLSTTACTPITITPAMLLGNDTDPQGGTLQIAEVLTPSSGTIAANTNGTYTYTPAPGFTGTATFTYVAKKNDATVAYSGNGHFYEFVSQPGICWTAAKTAAEARTYRGLTGYLATITSAGENAFAASKLQGNGWLGASDAAVEGEWRWVTGPEAGQLFWRGAANGTGTGLGYSSWDGGEPNNSGNEDYAHFYIGTGRWNDLPSCPGSGWISGYVVEYGGLDACTPRLTASAVATITVSGPVPTPVALAKNISVNLSNAGTVSITAAQVNNGSSAACGIASVSVSPSTFTCANIGPNTVTLTVTGVAGGTATTTAVVTVADVNAPVARTKPATIYLDANGQASLSPADVDNNSTDNCGIATRTLSKTAFTCANVGPNAVTLTVTDASGRTASAAATVTVVDNIAPTVTCQPFTVLLDANGQASISVADVVASSSDNCAVTSLTVSPNTFTAANVGANTVTVTARDAAGKVSTCQATVTVVEPAPVAVCQPATLQLDTNGRATLTAAQVDGGSYSLVGLSGISVSPNTFTCANVGANIVTLTVTNRFGRTASCQAVVTVVDAIAPVAVAQNVTVQLDANGQAIVTAAQVNNGSSDNCGIASVTVAPSAFTCANAGANNVTLTVTDNNGLTSTATAVVTVVDNLRPTITAPTAVSVSADPGQCSATNVALGSATAADNCSATVTNNAPATFPKGTTTVTWMATDAAGNVATATQTVTVNDTERPVLAALANLSVNAPATTCGAVVSFAPTASDNCGATVTTLPASGSTFAVGTTTVNVTATDAAGNTSTGSFTVTVLDVTAPAALAKTFDVTLVNGAATVTAAQVNNGSTDACGIRSLSLDKTSFDCSNIGANPVTLTVTDNNGNTSTAAGVVNVRGDIPVVTIAATPASVNYSSKSVVIYIGYGSQTATLTASSGALAGVRYTWAAAQGLSTLTGASTVFTPTAEGTFTFTVTATSATGCSSTGTVKVYVEDVRCGNPNSNSLNEKVQLCHNGQTICVSINSLQTHLGHGDKIGDCNVSFPRGTAEAAPAPAALQAVNELSAFPNPVTDIATVRFRTTQDGPAQVLVYNELGQRVAVLFDGPATAGQPYALTLNGQSLASGLYVCRLVTNGKTQTLRLTVGH; the protein is encoded by the coding sequence ATGAAACACATTTTCTCAGATTGGGGCTTGCGCCTGAGCCGGCAGTTGCTGGTGCCGGCGCTGCTGGCCGGCGCTTCGGTGGCGGGCCATGCCCAAACCCTGGCGGGGCCAGCGGGCATCACGGCGGGCATTCGCACCTGGCTCGACGCCAGCGACGTGAACGCCGACGGCCTGCCCAACAACCCCGCCGACGGCGTGGCCATCACCACGTGGGCCGATAAGTCGGGCAAGAACCAGCCCGGCCAGCAGTTGGCGCCCTACGGGGCCGCTACCCTGGCTTCGGGCACCGGCAGCACCCTCAATGGCATGCCGGTGATGCGCTTTGCCAGCGGCAAGGTGTACAACTTCGCCGGCATCGACATCCGGGCCGCGGCCATGGAAGACCTCACCATCATCACCGTGTACCGCCAGGGCAACGCCGGCGGCACCGGCCTGTGGGGCAACGACAACGGCAACTGGGACCGGTTTATGTACACGGCTTTCAGCGGCACCAACGGCATCGCCTCGCGCGGGCCGGGGCAAAACCCGCCTAGCACGAGCATCACCGGCTCGGGCGTGCCCGGCAATACCTACCTCTTCACGGCGGTGTACGACGGCGCGGTGAGCGGCAACCTCAACAACGGGCCCGTGAACGGCTCGGCGTTTTACTTTAACGGCACCCTGCTCGGCAACTTCACCGACCGCACCGAGCCCAGCGCCGCGCAAACTTCGCTGCGCCTGGGCTTCGATGGCGACGGCGGCTTCTTCGTGGGCGACATCGCCGAGTTCATTGTGTACGACCGGGTGCTGACGCAGTGCGAAATTCAGTCGATTAACAGCTACCTGAGCCAGAAATACGGCATCACCTTCTCGGTGGCGTCGGTCACGGCGTCGGGCCCAACCTCACTGTGTGCGGGCAGCTCGGTGACGCTCACGGCGGGCGCCGCCGCCTCTTACCAGTGGCAACGCGACGGCCAGGACCTGCCCGGTGCCACCAGCGCTACCTACGTGGCCAGCCAAGCCGGCTCCTACACCGTGACCGTGCCGCTGAGCGGCTGCGGCACGGCTACCTCGGCCCCCACCGTGGTAACGGTGAACCCCCTGCCCACGCTCAGCTTCACGGTTGTGGATGCCAGCTGCAGCGGCACCCCCGGCAGCCTCACCGCGACGGCCCTCACCGGCACGGCTCCCTTCATGTACTCCATCAACGGCGGCGCCTACGGCAGCAGCCGGACCTTCGGCAACTTGGCCGCTGGCACCTACCAATTGCGTGTGCGCGATGCTAAAGGCTGCGAGAGCGTGGCCGTGGCCGCTACCGTGCGCGGGGCTGTCTCGGCCCCCGTGGCCGCGGCCCAGAACATGACCGTGCAGCTCGATGCCCGCGGCAACGCCACGGTAACGGCTGCCCAGGTAAACAACAACTCGGTGGCTTCGTGCGGCACGCCTACGCTGACGGTTGCACCCAACACCTTTACCTGCGCCAACGTGGGCCCGAACACGGTGACGCTGACCGTGACCGACGCCAACGGCCGCACCAACACGGCCACGGCTATCGTGACGGTAGAAAACAACATCGCCCCCGTCGCTGCTGCTCAGAATGTGACCGTGCAACTCGATGCCAGCGGCAACGCTACCGTAACCGCCGCTCAGGTGAATAACGGCAGCACGGCCAGCTGCGGCACGCCGACGCTGATGGTCTCGCCTTCGTCGTTCACCTGCGTTAATGTGGGCCCGAACGTCGTGACCTTGACGGCCACCGACGCGGCCGGCCGTACCAATACCGCCACGGCTACCGTGACGGTGGTGGATGCCATTGCTCCCGTGGCCGTGGCCCAGAACCTGACCGTGCAGCTCGATGCCAATGGCACGGCCAGCATCACGGCCGCTCAGGTCAATAATGGCTCGAGCGACAACTGCGGCGTGCCCACGCTCACGGTTTCGCCCAGCACCTTCACCTGCACTAATGTGGGCCCGAACACGGTGACGCTGACCGCCACCGACGCCAGCGGCCTTACGAACACGGCCACGGCTACCGTGACGGTGCAGTCGGCCCTGGCCCTGCTTGAAACCCACGCCGACGTGACTTGCTTCGGCGCGGCCAACGGCAGCATCAGCCTGCAGGTGGTAGCCGGCAACAACGCCACCTATGCCTGGACTGGCCCGAACGGCTTCATGGCCACCACCCAGAACCTGACCAACCTGGCCGCCGGCACCTACACCGCCACGGTGAGCGCCAATGGCTGCTCGGCTACCAAGACCGTGACCCTGACCCAGCCCGCCGACCAGGCCCCCGTGGCCAACCCCGACCAGTTGAGCACCACGGCCTGCACGCCCATCACCATCACGCCGGCCATGCTGCTCGGCAACGACACCGACCCGCAAGGCGGCACCCTGCAAATTGCCGAAGTGCTGACGCCCAGCAGCGGCACCATTGCGGCCAATACCAACGGCACCTACACCTACACGCCCGCACCGGGCTTCACCGGCACGGCCACGTTCACCTACGTGGCGAAGAAAAACGACGCCACCGTGGCTTACAGCGGCAACGGCCACTTCTACGAATTTGTATCGCAACCCGGCATTTGCTGGACAGCCGCCAAGACGGCTGCGGAAGCCCGCACATACCGCGGCCTGACCGGCTACCTAGCCACCATCACCTCGGCCGGCGAAAACGCCTTTGCCGCCAGCAAGCTGCAAGGCAACGGCTGGCTGGGCGCCAGCGACGCCGCCGTGGAAGGCGAGTGGCGCTGGGTGACGGGCCCTGAAGCTGGCCAGCTCTTCTGGCGCGGCGCTGCCAACGGCACCGGCACCGGCCTGGGCTACAGCAGCTGGGACGGGGGCGAGCCCAACAACTCCGGCAACGAGGACTACGCCCACTTCTACATCGGCACGGGCCGGTGGAACGACCTGCCCAGCTGCCCCGGCTCGGGCTGGATTAGCGGCTACGTGGTGGAATACGGCGGGCTCGATGCCTGCACCCCGCGCCTGACGGCTTCGGCGGTAGCCACTATCACCGTGAGCGGCCCCGTGCCGACCCCGGTGGCCCTGGCCAAGAACATCAGCGTGAACCTGAGCAACGCCGGCACCGTGAGCATTACGGCCGCTCAGGTAAACAACGGCTCGTCGGCCGCCTGCGGCATTGCCAGCGTTTCGGTATCGCCCAGCACCTTCACCTGCGCCAACATCGGCCCCAACACCGTGACTCTGACCGTGACCGGTGTGGCCGGTGGCACCGCCACCACCACCGCCGTGGTGACGGTGGCGGACGTGAACGCCCCCGTGGCCCGCACCAAGCCGGCCACCATCTACCTCGACGCCAACGGCCAGGCCAGCCTGAGCCCGGCCGACGTGGACAACAACAGCACCGATAACTGCGGCATTGCCACGCGCACGCTGAGCAAGACGGCTTTCACCTGCGCCAACGTGGGCCCGAACGCCGTGACCCTGACCGTGACCGACGCCAGCGGCCGCACCGCCAGCGCCGCTGCCACCGTGACGGTGGTCGACAACATTGCCCCGACCGTGACCTGCCAGCCCTTCACCGTGCTGCTCGATGCCAACGGCCAGGCCAGCATCAGCGTGGCTGACGTGGTAGCATCTTCTTCGGATAACTGCGCCGTGACCAGCCTGACGGTGAGCCCCAATACCTTCACCGCCGCCAACGTGGGCGCCAACACCGTGACGGTGACGGCCCGCGACGCCGCCGGCAAAGTGAGCACCTGCCAGGCCACCGTGACGGTGGTGGAGCCGGCGCCCGTGGCCGTGTGCCAGCCCGCTACCCTGCAGCTCGACACCAACGGCCGGGCCACCCTCACCGCCGCGCAAGTAGACGGTGGTTCTTACAGCCTGGTGGGCTTGAGCGGCATCTCTGTTTCGCCCAACACCTTCACCTGCGCCAACGTGGGTGCCAATATTGTGACCCTGACCGTGACGAACCGCTTCGGCCGCACCGCCAGCTGCCAGGCTGTCGTGACGGTGGTAGACGCCATTGCCCCCGTAGCCGTGGCCCAGAACGTGACCGTGCAGCTCGATGCTAACGGCCAGGCCATTGTAACTGCGGCCCAGGTGAACAACGGCAGCTCCGACAACTGCGGCATTGCCTCGGTGACGGTAGCTCCCAGCGCCTTCACCTGCGCCAACGCCGGTGCCAACAACGTGACCCTGACCGTGACCGACAACAACGGCCTCACCTCAACGGCTACGGCTGTGGTGACGGTGGTTGACAACCTGCGGCCCACCATCACGGCCCCGACCGCTGTTTCGGTAAGCGCCGACCCCGGCCAGTGCAGCGCCACCAACGTGGCTTTGGGCTCGGCCACCGCCGCCGACAACTGCTCGGCTACCGTGACCAACAACGCCCCCGCCACCTTCCCGAAAGGCACCACCACGGTAACCTGGATGGCAACGGACGCCGCCGGCAACGTGGCCACCGCCACCCAGACGGTGACGGTGAACGACACCGAGCGCCCTGTGCTGGCCGCCCTGGCCAACCTGAGCGTGAACGCCCCGGCCACGACCTGCGGCGCGGTGGTGAGCTTTGCCCCGACGGCCAGCGACAACTGCGGCGCCACGGTGACGACGCTCCCGGCCTCGGGCAGCACCTTCGCCGTGGGTACCACCACGGTGAACGTGACGGCTACTGATGCCGCCGGCAACACGAGCACCGGCAGCTTCACCGTGACGGTGCTCGACGTGACGGCCCCCGCGGCCCTGGCCAAAACCTTTGACGTGACCCTCGTGAACGGCGCTGCCACCGTGACGGCCGCCCAAGTGAACAACGGCAGCACGGACGCCTGCGGCATCCGCTCGCTGAGCCTGGACAAAACCAGCTTCGACTGCTCGAACATCGGCGCCAACCCCGTGACGCTGACTGTGACCGACAACAACGGCAACACCAGCACGGCTGCCGGCGTGGTGAACGTGCGCGGCGACATCCCCGTCGTGACCATTGCAGCCACCCCGGCCAGCGTGAACTACAGCAGCAAGTCGGTGGTGATTTATATCGGCTACGGTTCGCAAACGGCTACGCTCACGGCTTCGAGCGGCGCCCTAGCCGGCGTGCGCTACACCTGGGCCGCGGCCCAGGGACTGAGCACCCTCACCGGCGCCAGCACCGTGTTCACGCCCACCGCCGAAGGCACCTTCACCTTCACTGTAACGGCCACCAGCGCCACCGGCTGCTCCAGCACGGGCACGGTGAAAGTGTACGTGGAAGACGTGCGTTGCGGCAACCCCAACAGCAACAGCCTCAACGAGAAAGTGCAGCTTTGCCACAACGGTCAGACCATCTGCGTTTCCATCAACTCGCTGCAAACCCACTTGGGCCACGGCGACAAGATTGGTGACTGCAACGTGAGCTTCCCCCGCGGCACGGCCGAGGCCGCCCCGGCGCCGGCCGCTCTGCAGGCGGTGAACGAACTGTCGGCCTTCCCGAACCCGGTGACGGACATCGCCACGGTGCGCTTCCGCACCACACAGGACGGCCCGGCCCAGGTGCTCGTCTACAACGAGCTCGGCCAGCGCGTGGCCGTGCTCTTCGACGGGCCCGCCACGGCCGGCCAGCCGTACGCCCTCACGCTCAACGGCCAGTCCCTGGCTTCGGGCCTGTACGTGTGCCGCCTCGTGACCAACGGCAAAACCCAAACCCTGCGCCTGACCGTCGGGCACTAA